One part of the Cyprinus carpio isolate SPL01 chromosome A25, ASM1834038v1, whole genome shotgun sequence genome encodes these proteins:
- the LOC122135549 gene encoding LOW QUALITY PROTEIN: iron-responsive element-binding protein 2-like (The sequence of the model RefSeq protein was modified relative to this genomic sequence to represent the inferred CDS: deleted 2 bases in 2 codons): MALGSPQHEHPFGHLIDTLQSEQYEERRYFNPQKLRDVRYEKLPFCMRVLLESTIRKCDGFYIKTDDVSSILDWQKQQNQAEVAFSPARVLLQDFTGIPAMVDLAAMRDALAKQGVDPNLVNPRCPTDLIVDHSLQIDYSKCAIQSPPSPMDESHGATARSPAGRPSPRGSSSSGSHCSGQRPGHRGGCSKVSCSDAPSGRSAAVQIENTPLLCPFHLQPVSEPETMIRNQEMELIRNKERLQFFKWCSKAFKNINVVPPDINTVHQLNLEYLCQVVQEGEGFIYPDSVVGTDSHTTMINGLGILGWGVGGIESEAVMLGQPVSLTLPQVVGCKIVGTISPLATSIDIVLGITKHLRQAGIGGKFVEFFGPGVQQLSAPDRTTIANMCPEYNATVSFFPVDDITLQHFKHTICSEEKLVVLEDYLKAIKLFRSYSDQSEEPQYSEVIEMNLSSIVPHVSGPKRPQDRVAVTCMKEDFINCLNEKVGFKGFHISKEKQATQVPFLHEGAEYNLAHGSVVIAAVISCTNNCNPSIMLAAGLLAKKAIEAGLKVKPYIRTSLVPGSGTVTHYLNTSGVLPYLRKLGFEVVGYGCATCVGNTAPLPESVVDAIKQGDLVACGVLSGNRHLEGRLCDCVRANYLASPPLVVAYAIAGTVSINLETEPLGVNSEGKDVYLRDIWPSKEEVNHTEENIVIDSMFKELRSRMEKGSSFWNSLESAESALFPWDPKSTYIRCPSFFNKLSKEACTPQSIEGAYPLLFLGDKVTTDHISPAGSIARVSAAAKYLQSKRLTPREFNSYGARRGNDAVMTRGTFASIKLQNRLIGKTGPRTLHIPSGQTLDVFEAAERYQRDGVPLIILAGKEYGSGSSRDWAAKGPYLMGVRAVIAESFEKIHRNHLVGMGIAPLQFLPGQSADSLELCGKERFTINIPQELIPRQQLIVQTSTGKSFSVMALFENDMDVAFFRHGGILKYVARSLLP; the protein is encoded by the exons ATGGCGCTCGGTTCGCCTCAGCACG AACATCCGTTCGGCCATTTGATCGACACTCTCCAGAGCGAACAGTATGAAGAGCGGCGATATTTCAACCCACAGAAGCTGAGAGATGTCAGATACG AGAAACTGCCGTTCTGTATGCGGGTTCTCCTGGAGTCCACAATACGCAAGTGTGACGGGTTCTACATAAAGACGGACGATGTTTCCAGTATTTTGGACTGGCAGAAGCAGCAGAACCAGGCTGAGGTTGCGTTCTCACCTGCCAGGGTTCTGCTACAGGATTTTAC GGGAATTCCTGCTATGGTTGATCTGGCAGCTATGAGAGATGCTTTAGCTAAACAGGGGGTCGATCCAAACCTGGTGAACCCCAGATGCCCCACAGACCTCATTGTAGATCATTCTCTCCAGATTGACTACAGCAAATG TGCCATCCAGAGCCCTCCAAGCCCCATGGACGAGAGTCATGGTGCCACCGCCAGATCTCCTGCTGGCCGACCATCTCCACGAGGGAGCAGCAGCAGCGGCAGTCACTGTTCAGGTCAACGACCAGGTCATCGGGGCGGCTGCAGTAAAGTCTCCTGCTCCGACGCCCCCAGTGGCAGAAGCGCAGCTGTACAGATAGAGAATACACCCCTCCTGTGCCCCTTCCACCTGCAGCCCGTGTCAGA GCCTGAAACGATGATCAGAAACCAAGAGATGGAGCTAATCAGAAACAAAGAGAGGCTGCAGTTCTTTAAG TGGTGTTCGAAAGCCTTTAAAAACATCAACGTGGTTCCGCCAGACATCAACACAGTGCATCAGTTGAATCTAGAGTACCTGTGTCAGGTGGTACAGGAAGGGGAGGGGTTTATTTATCCTGACAGCGTGGTGGGAACGGACTCCCACACCACCATGATCAACGGCCTTGGGATCCTAGGCTGGG GAGTTGGAGGTATTGAATCAGAGGCGGTCATGTTAGGTCAGCCAGTGTCTTTGACTCTGCCGCAGGTCGTCGGCTGTAAAATCGTGGGGACCATCAGTCCTCTTGCCACGTCCATTGATATCGTACTTGGCATAACAAAG CATCTGCGTCAGGCAGGAATCGGAGGGAAGTTTGTGGAGTTCTTTGGACCTGGTGTACAGCAGCTCTCAGCTCCCGATCGGACCACCATCGCTAACATGTGCCCCGAGTATAACGCCACCGTGAGCTTCTTTCCTGTGGATGACATCACC CTTCAGCACTTTAAACACACCA TTTGCAGTGAGGAGAAGCTTGTGGTTTTAGAAGACTATCTGAAGGCTATCAAACTCTTCAGAAGCTACAGCGACCAATCAGAAGAGCCACAGTATTCAGAG GTCATCGAGATGAACCTGAGTTCAATTGTGCCTCATGTCAGTGGACCCAAACGGCCGCAGGACAGAGTTGCTGTGACTTGCATGAAGGAAGACTTTATCAACTGC CTGAATGAGAAG gtGGGTTTTAAGGGCTTCCACATATCCAAAGAGAAGCAGGCAACTCAGGTCCCGTTCCTGCACGAGGGGGCCGAGTACAACCTGGCACATGGATCTGTTGTCATCGCTGCTGTCATCAGCTGCACCAATAACTGCAACCCATCCATCATGCTGGCCGCAG GTCTGCTTGCGAAGAAAGCCATCGAGGCTGGTCTGAAGGTAAAACCGTATATCAGGACGAGTCTGGTGCCTGGCAGTGGTACTGTCACACATTATCTGAACACCAGTGGAGTCCTGCCCTACCTCAGGAAACTTGG GTTCGAGGTGGTGGGTTATGGATGTGCCACTTGTGTGGGCAATACAGCACCTTTACCTGAGAGTGTGGTGGACGCCATTAAACAG GGTGATTTGGTGGCGTGTGGCGTGCTGTCTGGAAACAGGCATTTAGAGGGACGCCTGTGTGACTGTGTTCGGGCGAATTATTTGGCTTCACCTCCACTGGTGGTGGCGTATGCGATCGCAGGTACAGTCAGCATCAACCTGGAGACAGAACCGCTGGGGGTGAACTCGGAGGGGAAGGATGTGTATCTGCGGGATATCTGGCCATCCAAAGAAGAGGTGAACCACACGGAGGAGAACATCGTCATCGACTCCATGTTCAAAGAGCTGAGGAGCCGGATGGAG AAAGGAAGTTCGTTCTGGAACAGTTTAGAGTCTGCCGAATCTGCCCTCTTCCCGTGGGATCCCAAATCCACTTACATTCGATGTCCGTCCTTCTTCAACAAACTG TCTAAAGAGGCGTGCACTCCTCAGTCCATTGAGGGGGCATACCCGCTTCTCTTTCTGGGTGATAAAGTAACAACCGATCACATTTCTCCAGCGGGAAGCATCGCAAGAGTCAGCGCTGCTGCCAAATACCTGCAGAGCAAACG TTTGACCCCTCGTGAGTTCAATTCCTACGGCGCACGGAGAGGAAACGATGCTGTAATGACTCGAGGAACATTTGCCAGCATAAAGCTTCAAAACCGCCTCATCGGGAAAACCGGACCCAGAACACTGCACATTCCATCAGGACAGACG CTGGACGTGTTTGAAGCTGCTGAACGTTATCAGAGAGATGGAGTTCCTCTCATCATCCTGGCAGGAAAAGAGTACGGCTCTGGTAGCTCACGTGACTGGGCCGCTAAAGGACCTTATTTAATG GGGGTCCGTGCGGTGATAGCAGAGAGCTTTGAGAAGATTCATAGGAATCATTTGGTGGGGATGGGAATCGCTCCGCTGCAGTTCTTGCCAGGACAGAGTGCCGActcactggagctgtgtggaaAAGAGCGATTCACCATCAACATCCCACAGGAGCTCATACCCAGACAACAGCTCATAGTGCAG ACGAGCACAGGGAAGAGTTTCAGTGTCATGGCTCTTTTCGAGAACGACATGGATGTGGCGTTTTTCAGACACGGAGGCATCCTGAAGTATGTAGCTCGTTCTCTGCTGCCGTAG